In Phragmites australis chromosome 16, lpPhrAust1.1, whole genome shotgun sequence, one DNA window encodes the following:
- the LOC133895664 gene encoding uncharacterized protein LOC133895664 codes for MATLPQRFKLLATRCAAGAPSPSRSPAPSYAAGAASPGYRLRRRRGATASGRRRGRLRRFLCRRRGGTEPLPGARQEDDRKPLVGRAGGGGRTLRDLFVASPEAGRRRGGCGCDCDCDDDDTEEEEGGEGGGRVGAGMADPAGGAWRGSRRFGSGGLRNLLLRRSWRPVLGAIPEGEGKIELGVIEE; via the coding sequence ATGGCGACGCTGCCGCAGCGCTTCAAGCTGCTGGCGACGCGGTGCGCGGCGGGGGCGCCGAGCCCGTCGCGGAGCCCGGCGCCGTCCTACGCCGCGGGGGCTGCCAGCCCTGGGTaccgcctgcgccgccgccgggggGCCACCGCCAGTGGCCGGCGTCGCGGTCGCCTGCGCCGCTTCCTCTGCCGGCGCCGCGGCGGGACCGAGCCGTTGCCAGGCGCGCGTCAGGAGGACGACAGGAAGCCGCTTGTCGGCCGCGCGGGCGGCGGGGGCCGCACGCTGCGGGATCTGTTCGTCGCGTCCCCGGAGGCcgggcgccgccgcggcggctgcggctgcgaCTGCGACTGTGACGACGACgacacggaggaggaggaaggaggagaagggggcGGAAGGGTGGGCGCTGGCATGGCGGACCCTGCAGGCGGCGCGTGGAGAGGGAGCAGGCGGTTCGGGTCTGGCGGGCTGCGGAACCTGCTGTTGCGGCGGAGCTGGCGGCCGGTGCTGGGGGCGATCCCGGAGGGGGAAGGCAAGATCGAGCTCGGTGTCATCGAGGAATGA
- the LOC133895657 gene encoding uncharacterized protein LOC133895657, whose amino-acid sequence MFATAARWAAKKGKPKMAPIELTAPPEQTQSISRAIFDVVREHGPLTISDVWDHVKDVGLRGLTSKRQMKIMLRWMRERQKLRLICDHDGPHKQFLYTTWFTNPKNAPQRPKAELKAKAELSPPKP is encoded by the exons ATGTTCGCGACGGCGGCGCGGTGGGCGGCGAAGAAGGGGAAGCCGAAGATGGCGCCGATCGAGctgacggcgccgccggagcagACCCAGTCCATCTCCCGcgccatcttcgacgtcgtCAGGGAGCACGGCCCGCTCACCATCTCCGACGTCTGGGATCATGTCAAG GATGTTGGACTGAGGGGCCTGACGAGCAAGAGGCAGATGAAGATCATGCTGCGGTGGATGAGAGAGCGGCAGAAACTGAGGCTCATCTGCGACCACGACGGGCCTCACAAGCAGTTCCTCTACACCACCTGGTTCACCAACCCCAAGAACGCGCCGCAGAGGCCCAAGGCGGAGCTCAAAGCCAAAGCAGAGCTCTCCCCTCCCAAGCCGTGA